The following coding sequences lie in one Arachis hypogaea cultivar Tifrunner chromosome 9, arahy.Tifrunner.gnm2.J5K5, whole genome shotgun sequence genomic window:
- the LOC112711645 gene encoding pentatricopeptide repeat-containing protein At1g55630, protein MNSVTLLGPRIVHKIPHCLIMSRKLCDGIFHGDDGFECVEEPLKRIVSEYDSNEGERLHVDEDWSCNHNQFSLRREFLENVKLDAKKVLEVLRQDGPGLDARLVLDELNVSPSGILVREVLAGILKSINFENKTRCAKLAYKFLVWCNQQEDYRPTSNAYHLMMNIYAECLEFKALWRLVDEMIEKGFPATARTFNILIRTCGEAGLAKKLVERFIKSMNFNYRPFKHSYNAILHGLFVLSQYKLIEWVHQQMLLEGFSSDVLTYNIVMFSKYKLGKMDQFHILLDEMGRNGFSPDFHTYNILLHVLGKGDKPLAALNLLNLMRETGIEPTVLHYTTLIDGLSRAGNVDACKYFFDEIIKNGGTPDVVAYTVMITGYVVAGELEKALEMFREMISREQVPNVFTYNSIIRGLCKARKFKEACSMLKEMETKGCSPNFVVYNTLVSSLRNAGRTNDAHEVIKQMMEKRKYGHILSKFQKD, encoded by the coding sequence ATGAATTCAGTAACCCTTTTAGGTCCAAGAATAGTTCACAAGATTCCCCATTGCTTGATTATGTCACGGAAATTATGTGACGGTATTTTTCATGGTGATGATGGGTTTGAATGCGTCGAGGAACCTTTAAAAAGGATAGTTTCGGAGTATGATTCCAACGAGGGTGAAAGGCTCCATGTGGATGAGGATTGGAGCTGTAACCATAATCAGTTTTCGCTTAGAAGAGAGTTCTTAGAGAATGTGAAGCTAGATGCCAAGAAGGTCCTTGAGGTTCTTCGACAAGATGGACCAGGTCTTGATGCTAGGTTAGTTTTAGATGAATTGAATGTAAGTCCGTCCGGGATTCTTGTCAGAGAAGTTCTCGCTGGAATCTTGAAGAGCATAAATTTTGAGAATAAAACCAGGTGTGCCAAATTGGCATACAAGTTTTTAGTGTGGTGCAATCAGCAGGAGGATTACAGGCCCACTTCAAATGCATATCACCTGATGATGAACATATATGCCGAGTGCCTGGAGTTTAAGGCTTTGTGGAGGTTGGTTGATGAGATGATCGAGAAAGGGTTTCCTGCTACTGCTCGTACGTTCAACATTTTGATTCGAACTTGTGGTGAGGCAGGTTTAGCTAAGAAATTGGTGGAGAGGTTTATTAAATCAATGAATTTTAATTATAGGCCTTTTAAGCACTCCTACAATGCGATTCTGCATGGTCTTTTTGTGTTAAGCCAGTACAAGTTGATTGAGTGGGTTCATCAACAAATGTTGCTGGAGGGTTTTTCTTCAGATGTTTTAACATACAATATTGTCATGTTTTCTAAGTACAAACTTGGAAAGATGGATCAGTTCCACATACTGCTGGATGAGATGGGTAGGAATGGATTTTCTCCAGATTTTCACACCTATAACATTCTTCTTCATGTTCTTGGTAAAGGAGACAAGCCCCTTGCAGCTCTTAATCTTCTAAATCTCATGAGAGAAACAGGTATAGAGCCAACAGTGCTTCATTACACCACATTGATAGATGGACTCAGCAGAGCTGGGAATGTGGATGCATGCAAATACTTTTTTGATGAAATAATAAAGAATGGGGGCACGCCTGATGTGGTGGCTTACACTGTAATGATAACAGGATATGTAGTGGCAGGTGAGCTTGAGAAAGCTCTGGAAATGTTTCGAGAGATGATTTCTAGAGAACAGGTCCCAAATGTGTTTACATACAATTCCATAATTCGGGGATTATGTAAGGCACGAAAGTTCAAGGAAGCCTGCTCAATGCTCAAGGAGATGGAGACCAAAGGTTGTAGTCCAAATTTTGTTGTCTATAATACATTAGTGAGTAGTTTGCGCAATGCCGGAAGAACCAACGATGCTCATGAAGTGATAAAACAGATGATGGAGAAGCGGAAGTATGGTCACATACTTTCGAAATTTCAAAAGGACTAA
- the LOC112711644 gene encoding tubulin beta-2 chain — protein sequence MREILHIQGGQCGNQIGAKFWEVVCAEHGIDSTGRYGGNNDLQLERVNVYYNEASCGRFVPRAVLMDLEPGTMDSVRSGPYGQIFRPDNFVFGQSGAGNNWAKGHYTEGAELIDSVLDVVRKEAENCDCLQGFQVCHSLGGGTGSGMGTLLISKIREEYPDRMMLTFSVFPSPKVSDTVVEPYNATLSVHQLVENADECMVLDNEALYDICFRTLKLTTPSFGDLNHLISATMSGVTCCLRFPGQLNSDLRKLAVNLIPFPRLHFFMVGFAPLTSRGSQQYRALTVPELTQQMWDAKNMMCAADPRHGRYLTASAMFRGKMSTKEVDEQMINVQNKNSSYFVEWIPNNVKSTVCDIPPTGLKMASTFIGNSTSIQEMFRRVSEQFTAMFRRKAFLHWYTGEGMDEMEFTEAESNMNDLVSEYQQYQDATADDDEYYEDEEEVQEEDA from the exons ATGCGTGAGATTCTTCACATCCAGGGAGGGCAATGCGGCAACCAGATAGGTGCCAAGTTCTGGGAGGTGGTGTGCGCGGAGCACGGGATCGACTCGACGGGAAGGTACGGTGGGAACAACGACCTGCAATTGGAGCGAGTGAACGTGTACTACAATGAGGCAAGTTGTGGCAGGTTCGTTCCCAGGGCTGTTCTCATGGATCTGGAGCCCGGCACCATGGACAGTGTCAGATCTGGTCCGTACGGTCAGATTTTCCGGCCTGATAACTTCGTTTTCGGGCAGTCCGGCGCCGGTAACAACTGGGCCAAGGGACACTACACAGAGGGGGCTGAGTTGATTGACTCGGTTCTCGACGTCGTCAGGAAGGAGGCAGAGAACTGTGACTGCCTTCAAG GATTTCAGGTTTGCCACTCCCTTGGTGGTGGAACTGGTTCCGGAATGGGAACCCTTCTGATCTCCAAGATCAGAGAAGAATACCCCGATAGAATGATGCTCACTTTCTCGGTGTTCCCATCTCCTAAGGTTTCTGACACTGTTGTTGAGCCTTACAACGCAACTCTCTCGGTTCACCAGCTTGTTGAGAATGCCGATGAGTGCATGGTTTTGGACAACGAAGCATTATATGATATCTGCTTCCGCACCCTTAAACTCACCACCCCTAGCT TTGGAGACTTGAACCATTTGATCTCAGCCACAATGAGTGGTGTAACATGTTGTCTTCGGTTCCCTGGTCAATTGAACTCTGATCTCCGCAAACTTGCGGTGAACCTCATCCCTTTCCCGCGTCTACATTTCTTCATGGTGGGTTTTGCCCCCCTCACATCCCGTGGATCACAGCAGTACAGGGCTCTCACTGTACCCGAGTTGACCCAGCAGATGTGGGATGCCAAGAATATGATGTGTGCTGCTGATCCTCGCCATGGGCGCTACCTGACAGCATCTGCCATGTTCCGTGGCAAGATGAGCACAAAGGAGGTTGATGAGCAGATGATAAATGTCCAAAACAAGAATTCATCATATTTTGTTGAATGGATTCCCAACAATGTCAAGTCCACTGTTTGTGATATCCCTCCAACTGGTCTAAAGATGGCATCCACCTTTATTGGAAACTCCACATCCATTCAGGAGATGTTCCGCAGGGTCAGTGAGCAATTCACTGCTATGTTCCGTAGGAAAGCTTTCTTGCACTGGTACACTGGAGAGGGTATGGATGAGATGGAGTTCACGGAGGCCGAGAGCAACATGAATGATCTTGTATCAGAGTACCAGCAGTACCAAGATGCAACCGCAGATGATGATGAGTACTATGAAGATGAGGAAGAGGTTCAGGAGGAGGATGCTTAA
- the LOC112711647 gene encoding uncharacterized protein: MDSDTPNRKRSRDDHNNPNPLSSPQHTTTSNKKRRRKHNHALTPQLPTRRHRYNTRPKANPNPNPNPDTGSAVVQQLKETGAENPQLFSKHELAAKLVDLAGKENGQGKYEGAAPQLEPEEKLSKRARRRMKNKNKNNAVNNEVAEAEPNKHNHKNKEKKKSKRLLRSNVSEFNNYNSESTDEIPWRTDKHHTRSQGTKGLLTGVAYDEVCRSCQLPGHKFWKCPKRKGRHLHEEVCFFCGEFGHTLAKCSVSTAGGGRFARCLLCFAHGHFTNKCPQTCHGINMKEVAANGPIDKTVEA, encoded by the exons ATGGATTCTGATACCCCCAACCGCAAGAGGTCCAGAGACGATCACAACAACCCTAATCCTCTTTCTTCTCCGCAGCACACCACCACCAGcaacaagaagaggaggaggaagcacAATCATGCTCTAACTCCACAACTCCCCACTCGCCGCCATCGCTACAACACACGTCCTAaagctaaccctaaccctaaccctaaccccgATACAGGCTCCGCGGTGGTTCAGCAATTGAAGGAAACTGGTGCAGAGAACCCCCAGTTATTCTCTAAACATGAATTGGCAGCTAAATTAGTTGACTTAGCTGGAAAAGAAAACGGGCAAGGTAAATATGAAGGTGCTGCACCCCAACTGGAGCCTGAGGAGAAGTTGTCAAAGAGAGCCAGGAGgaggatgaagaacaaaaacaagAACAATGCAGTCAATAATGAAGTGGCAGAAGCAGAACCCAACAAACACAATCACAAgaacaaagagaaaaagaaaagtaagagaTTGCTTCGGAGCAACGTGTCAGAATTCAATAACTACAATTCTGAGTCAACTGATGAAATCCCTTGG AGAACAGACAAGCATCATACCCGGAGTCAGGGAACTAAAGGACTACTCACTGGAGTTGCCTATGACGAG GTGTGTCGATCATGCCAATTGCCTGGTCATAAATTCTGGAAGTGTCCGAAGAGGAAAGGTCGACACCTTCACGAGGAAGTTTGCTTCTTTTGTGGGGAATTCGGTCACACGCTTGCAAAATGCTCGGTTTCTACAGCAG GGGGAGGACGATTTGCTAGGTGCTTATTGTGTTTTGCTCATGGACACTTCACTAATAAGTGTCCACAAACTTGTCATGGAATCAATATGAAG GAGGTTGCTGCTAATGGGCCTATTGACAAAA CTGTGGAAGCTTAA
- the LOC112711648 gene encoding heavy metal-associated isoprenylated plant protein 39 has protein sequence MAQKIELKVLTMTDDKTKKKAIEAVADIFGIDSIAVDINEQKITVIGEMDAVAVVKKLKKIGKVDILSVGPAKEEKKEETKQEEKKEEKQEEANKENK, from the exons ATGGCTCAG AAGATAGAGTTGAAGGTCCTTACTATGACTGATGACAAAACCAAGAAAAAGGCAATTGAAGCAGTTGCAGATATCTTCG GGATTGATTCGATTGCTGTAGATATAAATGAACAGAAGATAACAGTGATTGGTGAAATGGATGCAGTGGCAGTAGTGAAGAAACTGAAGAAGATAGGAAAGGTTGACATATTATCGGTTGGACCtgctaaggaagaaaagaaagaagaaacgaaacaagaagagaagaaggaagagaagcaaGAAGAGGCAAACAAggagaataaataa
- the LOC112709491 gene encoding uncharacterized protein, with amino-acid sequence MVSQRQRLARKRFKEEHPELFPKPEPTPPKDPDKKKKKKKKSNTFKSSSIKRRSDGSEELGVSKKPFKSNYRKHPLRVPGMKPGDTCFICKAADHIAKSCPQKAEWEKNKICLRCRRRGHRAKNCPEVQVGANYDKYCYNCGETGHSLANCPHPVQEGGTKFAECFVCKQQGHLSKNCPQNAHGIYPKGGCCKICGGVTHLARDCPDKGKKAPFAANGPADGSMRLRNEQRPCGTVTKFASGDDIEDDFMTDDINNRDKDKSSKSKDGQAKPKKGPKVVNFSWLKFVASFIGSLPLFLSHFFSCFFPKSLTHFLSHFSFEAFSINDDIMANAASGMAVNDACKLKFLELKAKRNYRFIVFRIENQEVVVEKLGSPDETYDDFTASLPANECRYAVFDFDFTTDENCQKSKIFFIAWSPDTSRVREKMVYASSKDRFKRELDGIQVELQATDPSEMSFDIIKARAI; translated from the exons ATGGTGAGTCAGAGGCAGCGACTTGCACGGAAGCGCTTCAAAGAGGAGCACCCTGAGCTTTTTCCCAAGCCCGAGCCCACGCCTCCCAAGGACCCtgacaaaaagaagaagaagaagaagaagagcaacaCATTTAAGAGCAGCTCCATAAAACGTAGAAGCGATGGCTCCGAAGAACTCGGCGTCTCTAAGAAGCCTTTCAAGAGCAATTACCGAAAGCACCCTCTCAGAGTCCCCGGCATGAAGCCCGGTGACACCTGCTTCATCTGCAAGGCCGCCGACCATATTGCCAAGTCTTGTCCTCAAAAAGCTGAATGGGAGAAGAATAAG ATATGCTTGCGGTGTCGACGGCGTGGTCACCGAGCTAAGAATTGCCCTGAAGTTCAAGTTGGTGCCAATTATGACAAGTATTGTTACAATTGTGGAGAAACTGGTCATTCACTTGCAAATTGTCCCCACCCTGTTCAAGAAG GAGGGACAAAGTTTGCAGAGTGCTTTGTCTGTAAACAGCAAGGACACTTGAGTAAAAACTGCCCTCAAAATGCTCATGGCATCTATCCTAAG GGTGGTTGTTGTAAAATATGTGGTGGCGTGACACATTTGGCAAGGGATTGTCCCGACAAAGGGAAGAAAGCTCCTTTTGCTGCTAATGGGCCTGCTGATGGAT CAATGAGACTGAGAAATGAACAGAGGCCTTGTGGAACGGTAACCAAATTTGCGAGTGGGGATGACATTGAGGATGACTTCATGACAGATGACATAAATAACAGAGACAAGGACAAGTCCTCTAAGTCCAAAGACGGTCAAGCAAAACCAAAGAAGGGTCCTAAAGTTGTGAACTTCAGCT ggTTGAAATTTGTTGCATCATTTATTG GATCTCTTCCTCTGtttctctctcattttttttcttgtttctttcccaaatctctaactcattttctttctcatttctcCTTTGAGGCTTTCTCCATCAACGACGACATCATG GCGAACGCGGCATCTGGAATGGCTGTTAATGATGCATGTAAATTGAAGTTTCTGGAGTTAAAGGCAAAGAGGAATTACCGATTCATTGTGTTCAGGATTGAGAACCAAGAAGTGGTGGTGGAGAAACTCGGAAGCCCCGACGAAACCTATGATGACTTCACTGCATCTCTACCTGCTAATGAGTGCCGATATGCTGTCTTTGATTTCGATTTCACTACGGACGAGAACTGTCAGAAAAGCAAAATTTTCTTCATTGCATg GTCACCGGATACATCAAGAGTGAGAGAAAAGATGGTGTATGCGAGCTCCAAGGATAGATTCAAGAGGGAACTCGATGGCATTCAAGTTGAATTGCAAGCAACGGATCCAAGTGAGATGAGCTTTGACATCATAAAAGCCCGGGCAATATAA